One genomic region from Halobacteriovoraceae bacterium encodes:
- a CDS encoding restriction endonuclease subunit S: MTKNNVPEVRNKEFVDSWEFKHLSGEVDFYSGLTYSPLNVVKEGGTLVLRSSNVQEGEISLNDNVFVRSDVVNSSNVEVGDVIVVVRNGSRNLIGKHAQIKEDMRDTVIGAFMAGLRPRQSSFINALLDTQLFSKEVEKNLGATINQITSGMFKEMKFMFPVEGEQKKVGIFFKNIDRLISQHSKKYEKMLNVKKSMLEKMFPKDGTTIPEIRFKGFSKEWKLKSFSEISESFGYGLNAAAVKYDGVNKYIRITDIDDVTRKFLDKDITSPKTDMSKANDYILRSGDLLFARTGASVGKTYLYRKEDGLVYFAGFLIRARIKPDFDPEFVFQNTLTNRYLNYIRITSQRSGQPGVNAQEYSEFSILTPTQDEQEKIGCYFKHLDGLISLQAEELEKLKNIKKAMLEKMFV, translated from the coding sequence ATGACTAAAAATAATGTGCCTGAAGTTCGCAATAAAGAGTTCGTTGATTCATGGGAATTTAAGCACCTTTCAGGCGAAGTTGATTTTTATAGTGGTCTAACTTACTCACCACTTAATGTCGTAAAAGAAGGCGGAACTCTAGTGCTGCGATCTTCAAATGTTCAAGAAGGCGAAATTTCTCTCAACGATAACGTCTTTGTTCGCTCTGATGTTGTTAATTCCTCTAACGTTGAAGTGGGAGATGTCATTGTGGTTGTGAGAAATGGGTCTCGAAACCTTATTGGGAAGCATGCTCAAATCAAAGAAGATATGAGAGATACTGTTATTGGTGCTTTTATGGCGGGCCTACGTCCACGACAATCTTCTTTTATTAATGCCCTGCTGGATACTCAACTTTTCTCTAAAGAAGTGGAAAAAAACTTAGGCGCTACTATCAACCAAATCACTTCAGGAATGTTTAAAGAAATGAAATTTATGTTCCCAGTTGAGGGGGAGCAAAAAAAGGTTGGAATATTTTTTAAAAACATTGATCGTTTAATTTCTCAACACTCAAAGAAATACGAAAAGATGTTAAATGTAAAAAAATCGATGCTTGAAAAAATGTTTCCTAAAGATGGAACGACTATACCTGAAATTCGTTTTAAGGGATTCTCCAAGGAATGGAAACTAAAATCTTTTAGTGAGATTTCCGAATCCTTTGGATATGGATTAAACGCTGCGGCTGTTAAGTATGATGGTGTTAATAAGTATATTAGGATTACAGATATTGACGATGTTACTCGCAAATTTTTGGATAAAGATATCACATCTCCCAAGACAGATATGAGTAAGGCAAATGATTATATCTTAAGATCGGGAGACTTATTATTCGCACGAACTGGTGCGAGCGTGGGAAAAACCTACCTTTACAGAAAAGAAGACGGATTAGTTTATTTTGCGGGATTCTTAATTCGAGCTAGGATCAAACCAGACTTTGATCCTGAGTTTGTATTTCAGAATACTTTAACAAATCGTTATTTAAATTATATACGAATAACATCACAGCGTTCTGGGCAGCCCGGAGTTAATGCACAAGAGTATTCTGAATTTTCGATTCTAACTCCTACACAAGACGAGCAAGAAAAAATCGGATGCTACTTTAAACACCTTGACGGTTTGATTTCTCTCCAAGCAGAAGAACTAGAAAAACTTAAAAACATTAAAAAGGCGATGCTTGAAAAGATGTTTGTATAA
- a CDS encoding alpha/beta hydrolase, producing MATIKLIKESNSTKNIVFVPGGPGLGPISFNQITEFLDTVNVYYYYPSGTDGQKSSDQDFSYATQLKELKEEIEKIENPIIVGHSFGGIIATDLVVQFPNLVQSLICIAAPFSESVFDAASVGFNQIQNPESIIINEKFKNDPIDEIYKEWFAFYGDLYFTNSNVISGKNMILDDSVCAKSYLAARSESATKESLLAGIKNVKLNKLFILGFEDKLLPFNILTKDAEAGDFKTVTVEDAGHFVHFDQPKKVAEVIKQFIKEIGEKR from the coding sequence ATGGCAACGATTAAACTTATAAAAGAATCTAACAGCACAAAAAATATTGTCTTTGTCCCCGGAGGGCCGGGGCTTGGGCCTATATCATTCAATCAAATTACTGAATTCCTAGATACTGTGAATGTGTATTACTACTATCCCAGCGGTACAGATGGACAAAAAAGTAGTGACCAAGATTTTAGTTATGCGACCCAATTAAAAGAATTAAAAGAAGAAATCGAAAAGATTGAAAACCCAATCATTGTTGGCCATTCGTTTGGAGGAATAATCGCAACGGATTTAGTAGTTCAATTCCCAAATTTAGTTCAGTCATTGATTTGTATTGCGGCACCATTTTCCGAGAGTGTTTTTGATGCTGCAAGTGTTGGCTTTAATCAAATCCAAAATCCTGAAAGTATAATCATAAATGAAAAATTCAAGAATGATCCAATTGATGAAATCTATAAAGAATGGTTCGCCTTTTATGGAGACCTCTATTTTACAAATTCAAACGTAATTTCTGGTAAGAATATGATCCTAGATGATTCGGTCTGTGCAAAATCATACCTTGCTGCTCGAAGCGAATCCGCCACAAAGGAATCATTATTAGCAGGGATTAAAAACGTGAAACTTAATAAATTATTTATTTTAGGATTTGAAGATAAACTTCTCCCATTCAACATACTTACAAAAGATGCTGAAGCAGGAGATTTTAAAACTGTAACAGTAGAAGATGCTGGTCACTTCGTTCACTTTGATCAACCCAAAAAAGTGGCTGAAGTGATTAAGCAATTCATTAAAGAGATTGGAGAAAAGAGATGA
- a CDS encoding ABC transporter substrate-binding protein, whose translation MKFVFGLTIIAILGLGITKVKDSQSKNFIEQIDQPIFVKAIYSMPVSYDPIKMNDGASLIFSELVYEGLLRFTDDYGVQAGLAKSWSTSKDGLMLTFKLDPNAKFHNGETVTANDVVISLTRNVSKDSVVYKFYDVIKGAKEYHQGLVSKVEGLRSIDEHTIEIHLEKPFPPILYVLAGGTAKILPSKNLEDKDFFKKPIGSGPFKIVGIENDSIHLARHSQYHGMMPKISEMQLMSIDQAKAMDKAMLGEIHDLSSWPMNGSEEVFKIGQDFSSVVADTWIIGLNTRIMPFNDLEVRKLFEKSIDKEKFRKLFYPDAKPAFGYIPPSFPGHKKNGSKKNIGLANPPKDQITISIPAELARSNEMAEFFEDELSSKGWNIKVNAINWDKMIADYSQKKLQAFLVSMIVDYPDSEFLLNNFESSNPDNFSGLNNPVIDKLIVKSRDTKDRIERQKIQKKLADLIDEQTLSVNLFHSRAHYWVHRCVEGFKPNLLAVAYTDYRKVNFNSNCLKGGSEWITKTAKR comes from the coding sequence ATGAAATTCGTTTTTGGATTAACTATCATAGCTATTTTGGGATTGGGAATCACGAAAGTAAAAGATTCACAGTCCAAAAATTTTATCGAGCAAATTGATCAGCCGATCTTTGTGAAAGCAATTTACTCGATGCCAGTTTCTTATGATCCAATCAAAATGAATGATGGAGCATCTCTAATTTTTTCTGAATTAGTTTATGAAGGACTTCTAAGATTTACAGATGATTATGGTGTTCAAGCAGGACTTGCAAAGTCTTGGTCTACAAGCAAAGACGGACTCATGCTAACTTTCAAACTTGATCCAAATGCAAAATTCCATAACGGTGAAACCGTAACGGCTAACGACGTTGTCATATCTCTTACTCGTAATGTGAGTAAAGATAGTGTGGTTTATAAATTCTATGATGTTATTAAAGGAGCAAAAGAATATCATCAAGGTCTTGTCAGCAAGGTTGAAGGTTTAAGATCAATTGATGAACATACAATTGAGATTCACCTTGAAAAGCCATTTCCTCCTATCCTTTATGTCCTTGCTGGTGGGACTGCAAAAATTCTCCCTTCAAAGAATCTAGAAGATAAAGACTTTTTCAAAAAGCCAATAGGCTCTGGGCCTTTTAAAATAGTTGGAATTGAAAACGACTCAATACATCTTGCTCGCCACTCTCAATACCATGGAATGATGCCAAAGATTTCAGAAATGCAGCTAATGTCAATTGATCAAGCAAAAGCAATGGATAAAGCGATGCTAGGAGAAATCCACGATCTTTCAAGTTGGCCAATGAATGGGAGTGAAGAGGTATTTAAAATTGGGCAAGATTTTAGTTCTGTTGTAGCAGACACTTGGATTATTGGTCTTAATACAAGAATAATGCCCTTTAACGATCTCGAAGTCAGAAAACTTTTTGAGAAGAGTATTGATAAAGAAAAATTTAGAAAGTTATTTTATCCCGATGCAAAGCCAGCTTTTGGTTATATTCCTCCTTCATTTCCGGGCCATAAGAAAAACGGCTCGAAAAAAAATATCGGTTTAGCAAATCCACCAAAGGATCAAATTACTATTTCCATCCCTGCGGAGTTAGCAAGATCAAATGAAATGGCAGAGTTCTTTGAAGATGAGCTATCTTCAAAAGGCTGGAATATAAAAGTTAATGCTATCAATTGGGATAAAATGATCGCCGATTATTCCCAAAAGAAGCTGCAAGCATTTCTTGTTTCCATGATTGTTGATTATCCAGACTCAGAGTTTTTACTAAATAATTTTGAATCTTCTAATCCTGATAACTTTAGTGGATTGAATAACCCCGTTATCGACAAATTGATTGTAAAAAGTAGAGACACTAAAGATCGAATTGAAAGACAGAAAATCCAGAAAAAACTTGCTGATCTTATTGATGAGCAAACACTTTCTGTTAATTTATTCCATTCCCGTGCTCACTATTGGGTTCATCGCTGCGTAGAAGGTTTTAAACCGAACTTGCTTGCAGTCGCATATACAGATTACAGAAAAGTAAATTTTAATTCTAATTGCTTAAAAGGAGGCTCCGAGTGGATAACAAAAACCGCCAAGAGATAA
- a CDS encoding type I restriction-modification system subunit M: MNKQQLASKIWETANQMRSKIEANEYKDYILGFIFYKYLSDKELQFLKKEEFTDKAIKALSESKTKEVKYIKENLGYFIAHENLFSTWIESGKDFDVSNVRDALSAFSRLINPVHEKLFKGIFDTLQTGLSKLGDTAQSQTKAISDLIQLVKDIPMNGKQDYDVLGYIYEYLIGMFAANAGKKAGEFYTPHEVSLLMSEIVADHTKNKKEISIYDPTSGSGSLLINIGASVAKHIKNENNIKYYAQELKENTYNLTRMNLVMRGILPDNIVARRGDTLEEDWPYFDENDKVNSYKPLYVDAVVSNPPYSQKWDSKDKDEDIRYKDFGLAPKTKADYAFLLHDLYHIKPDGIMAIVLPHGVLFRGGDEGKIRKNLIERNHVDAVIGLPANIFFGTGIPTIIMVLKRKRTNDDILIVDASKGFIKVGKNNKLRASDIKKIVDVVTHRKTVDKFSRLVPLDELRTNEYNLNIPRYVDSSENPETWDIYSSMFGGIPEKELAELNQFWTAFPKLKDSLFSKISSQYYELKTKEVKNAIKDHAEIKKFVNDFNSSFSTFGDYLKKKLLSKIDSVNVSKMEAELSEEIFSRLSSIPLIDKYKAYQILDDAWVNVSVDLEILQTEGFKASKVVDANMVQKKKDGKTFEVQEGWLGRVIPFDLVQEKLLTTELNSLKQKQDRLLEITSDIVDVIDSFSEEEKESPALNEAKDGFDSKELANAIDDAYSTDSEEISLLNEYLVLEDKKEAFIKKNTKVSWNKMKASKDGTYTKKVVQNYIKILKESVKFQEDSFESKLLLVEKLLTEEKTLKSQVKMEEASLHEKTKVTIEGLTDKEVYELLESKWIIPLVTSLNELPIGIVNDLTNRIQNLSAKYKITYSQIMGQIHETEDALSSLIDELTGNEFDVKGLQEFKTLLQGEKND; this comes from the coding sequence ATGAATAAGCAGCAACTTGCTTCAAAGATATGGGAAACCGCAAATCAAATGCGATCAAAGATTGAAGCAAATGAATACAAAGACTACATCTTAGGTTTTATTTTTTATAAATACCTATCTGATAAAGAACTTCAGTTCTTAAAGAAAGAGGAATTTACCGATAAAGCGATTAAAGCTTTGAGTGAATCAAAAACGAAAGAAGTAAAATATATCAAAGAAAATCTTGGTTACTTTATTGCCCATGAAAATCTTTTCTCAACTTGGATTGAAAGCGGAAAAGATTTTGATGTTTCAAATGTTCGTGATGCTCTGTCTGCTTTTTCACGTTTAATTAACCCTGTTCATGAGAAATTATTCAAAGGAATTTTTGACACCTTACAAACAGGTCTAAGCAAGCTCGGTGATACTGCCCAATCTCAAACTAAAGCAATCAGCGATTTAATCCAGTTAGTAAAAGATATTCCGATGAATGGGAAACAAGACTATGATGTTTTGGGATATATTTATGAATATTTGATTGGAATGTTTGCAGCTAATGCAGGTAAGAAAGCAGGAGAATTCTACACTCCACATGAAGTATCACTACTCATGTCTGAGATAGTTGCTGACCATACAAAAAATAAAAAAGAAATTTCAATCTATGACCCTACTAGTGGTTCAGGCTCTCTCTTAATAAACATTGGTGCGAGCGTTGCAAAACACATTAAGAACGAAAACAATATCAAATATTATGCTCAGGAGTTAAAAGAAAATACTTATAACCTCACTCGTATGAATCTAGTCATGCGTGGGATTCTACCAGATAATATAGTTGCTCGTAGAGGCGATACTCTTGAGGAAGATTGGCCTTACTTTGATGAAAACGACAAAGTTAATAGCTACAAGCCACTTTACGTTGATGCTGTTGTTTCTAACCCTCCATATTCACAAAAATGGGATTCTAAGGATAAGGACGAGGATATTCGCTATAAAGATTTTGGTTTGGCTCCTAAGACTAAAGCAGATTATGCATTTCTTCTACACGATCTGTACCACATTAAGCCTGACGGAATTATGGCAATCGTATTACCTCACGGCGTTTTATTTCGAGGTGGTGATGAGGGAAAAATTCGCAAGAATCTAATTGAGCGTAACCACGTTGATGCGGTAATTGGCCTTCCTGCCAACATCTTCTTTGGAACAGGGATTCCAACAATCATTATGGTTTTAAAACGTAAACGCACGAATGATGACATTTTGATCGTCGATGCCTCAAAAGGATTTATCAAAGTTGGGAAAAACAATAAGCTCAGGGCCTCCGATATTAAGAAAATTGTAGATGTTGTTACTCACAGAAAAACAGTCGATAAATTTTCAAGGTTAGTGCCATTAGATGAACTCAGGACAAATGAATACAATTTAAATATTCCTCGTTATGTGGATTCATCTGAAAATCCTGAAACATGGGATATTTATTCTTCTATGTTTGGTGGGATTCCAGAGAAAGAATTGGCAGAATTAAATCAATTTTGGACAGCGTTTCCGAAGCTAAAAGATTCACTTTTTTCAAAGATATCCTCTCAGTATTACGAACTAAAAACAAAAGAAGTAAAAAATGCTATTAAAGATCACGCCGAGATTAAAAAATTTGTAAATGATTTTAATTCATCATTTTCTACTTTTGGTGATTATTTAAAAAAGAAACTTTTAAGTAAAATTGATTCTGTGAATGTCTCAAAAATGGAAGCTGAACTTAGTGAAGAAATTTTTAGTCGTCTGAGCAGTATCCCTCTTATTGATAAATATAAAGCATATCAAATTCTTGATGACGCTTGGGTTAATGTTTCTGTTGATCTTGAAATTCTTCAAACAGAAGGATTTAAGGCCTCTAAAGTAGTTGACGCCAACATGGTACAAAAAAAGAAAGATGGGAAAACCTTCGAAGTACAAGAAGGCTGGCTTGGACGAGTTATTCCATTTGATCTTGTTCAGGAAAAACTACTGACCACTGAACTTAACAGCTTAAAACAGAAACAAGATAGACTTTTGGAAATTACATCTGACATTGTGGACGTAATCGATTCATTTTCTGAAGAGGAAAAAGAGTCACCAGCTCTCAATGAAGCAAAAGATGGTTTTGATTCAAAAGAATTAGCAAATGCTATAGATGATGCTTATTCAACAGACTCTGAAGAAATTAGCCTTTTGAATGAGTACCTTGTTCTTGAAGACAAAAAAGAAGCATTTATAAAGAAAAATACAAAAGTTTCATGGAATAAGATGAAAGCCAGTAAAGATGGGACTTACACAAAAAAAGTTGTTCAAAATTATATCAAAATATTAAAAGAATCAGTTAAATTTCAAGAAGATTCATTTGAGAGTAAACTTCTCTTAGTTGAAAAACTCCTTACCGAAGAAAAGACCTTAAAATCTCAAGTCAAGATGGAAGAAGCATCATTGCATGAGAAGACGAAAGTAACAATTGAGGGACTTACTGATAAGGAGGTTTATGAACTTCTTGAATCAAAGTGGATTATACCATTAGTGACTTCGCTTAATGAGCTTCCAATTGGCATTGTAAATGATTTAACAAATCGCATTCAAAATCTATCAGCTAAATATAAGATCACTTACTCTCAAATTATGGGTCAAATACATGAGACAGAAGATGCTCTATCGTCTCTGATTGATGAACTTACTGGTAACGAGTTTGATGTAAAAGGGCTTCAAGAATTTAAAACTCTTCTTCAGGGTGAAAAGAATGACTAA
- a CDS encoding sigma-54-dependent Fis family transcriptional regulator, with amino-acid sequence MSKPTILLADDDRDILETNKFLLSDEFNVEIASSVDEAKSLVKTNDFIAAIIDLNFEGQALDGISLIDFIQDEKPLTSIIVLSSDQNTKRVVEATRRHLVDFITKDEDSESSIRQAVASILARKSALNRNSNFEFKTQSPLMKNLLLKVDQVLMANSAAPILILGESGTGKEFLAKYIGSRLGQKLIAANMASIPRETAESELFGHKKGSFTGAISDKAGLLEQAHNGVFFLDEIGDCSAAIQAKLLRVIQEKEVLPVGGLSPKKINLRFIAATHRDLDKMISDEQFRLDLFQRLNAFTFRIPALRERPEDIEFYSRMFIQDFNNGEYFRIEESGLEVLKGHKWDGNVRELSNVIQRIVVFSKRKCLDHRSAIEALNAKDVKVSPANETKDYGPEQIIDALQRAKWNRTLAASLLEMHKTTLHRHINKYKLREIIESRGAGRPTAVLIEGI; translated from the coding sequence ATGAGTAAACCGACAATACTACTGGCAGACGACGATAGAGATATCTTAGAAACCAATAAGTTTCTATTATCAGACGAGTTCAATGTTGAAATTGCATCATCTGTTGATGAGGCTAAATCGCTAGTCAAAACTAATGACTTTATTGCTGCGATCATTGACCTAAATTTTGAAGGCCAAGCTCTAGACGGAATTTCACTCATTGATTTTATACAAGACGAAAAACCACTTACCTCCATCATTGTGTTAAGTAGTGATCAAAATACAAAACGAGTAGTAGAAGCGACAAGAAGGCATCTAGTTGATTTCATCACAAAAGATGAGGATTCTGAATCTTCAATTAGGCAAGCAGTTGCCAGTATTCTAGCGAGAAAATCTGCCCTCAATAGGAATTCAAACTTTGAGTTTAAAACCCAATCACCACTAATGAAAAACCTTCTTCTAAAAGTGGATCAAGTTTTAATGGCGAACAGCGCTGCGCCCATCCTTATTCTAGGCGAATCTGGAACTGGTAAAGAGTTCTTAGCAAAATACATTGGATCACGACTTGGGCAAAAACTAATTGCTGCCAATATGGCCAGCATTCCTAGAGAAACGGCAGAGAGCGAGTTATTTGGACATAAAAAAGGTTCCTTTACGGGAGCAATTTCAGATAAAGCTGGTTTACTCGAACAAGCTCATAACGGAGTGTTCTTTTTAGATGAAATTGGAGACTGTAGTGCCGCTATTCAGGCAAAACTTCTAAGGGTTATACAAGAAAAAGAAGTTTTACCAGTGGGAGGATTAAGTCCTAAAAAAATTAATTTACGCTTTATTGCAGCTACACATCGCGATTTGGATAAAATGATCTCTGATGAGCAATTCAGACTCGATCTTTTTCAACGATTAAATGCTTTCACATTCAGGATTCCAGCATTAAGAGAACGACCTGAAGATATAGAATTCTATTCAAGAATGTTTATCCAAGACTTCAACAATGGAGAATATTTTAGAATTGAAGAATCTGGTCTTGAAGTTTTAAAAGGTCATAAATGGGATGGAAATGTAAGAGAATTATCAAATGTCATTCAACGCATTGTAGTTTTCTCAAAAAGAAAATGCCTTGATCACAGATCAGCGATTGAGGCACTTAATGCTAAGGACGTAAAAGTATCACCTGCGAATGAAACAAAAGATTATGGGCCTGAGCAAATCATTGATGCTTTACAAAGAGCTAAATGGAATAGAACTTTAGCCGCATCGCTTTTGGAAATGCATAAGACAACATTGCATAGGCATATCAATAAGTACAAGCTCAGAGAAATAATTGAATCTCGTGGAGCTGGAAGGCCTACAGCAGTCTTAATCGAGGGAATATAA
- a CDS encoding helix-turn-helix domain-containing protein — MTETERWLSVEEIAAHLGVSKETIYRWLEKKEEKRRIPANRIGRLWKFKASEVDEWMKSGGAEE, encoded by the coding sequence GTGACTGAGACAGAGAGATGGTTGTCTGTTGAAGAAATCGCTGCACATTTGGGGGTTTCAAAAGAGACTATTTATCGTTGGTTGGAAAAGAAGGAAGAGAAACGCCGAATTCCTGCCAATAGAATTGGGAGACTTTGGAAGTTTAAAGCTTCTGAAGTTGATGAATGGATGAAGTCCGGCGGAGCTGAGGAATAA
- a CDS encoding HAMP domain-containing histidine kinase — translation MDNKNRQEIISFKKYIERKMVPYQIALPIVIAALSAIITASIIFIQYADSDKSFIESIAPHISTLLETQDGPEIQRFLKAVSIKHGSAIEVISKNNEIIGSSLDSSRIGTELKEQLKDINILDLKLNNGKLISMTNVSRINGPDANGAKLIAYLNLNSILYVAIGISLAVFVFSFLALNWLISKVISISKESLLPLNNLENFIREMKSHIEESRFEYSNIKEIENIRFAFIETFEGLNSANEELAKSKAKELATTAYKNLIHDLHVPVTALRNHIKIFNHERATSEDKEKALTRIVELAEQVLKQVKAARSNLALDVTLKENDIVDSVVKAANDAQVSLFDRPNIQVKTNIAQKNILIPHDPVMLGRAVSNLVSNAIESANNEVIIDVTSFEKIVSIKVSDDGRGLKQEDASLHLQGRGKSTKADRMGIGLSSANHIIRSHGGKIIYQQSLMGGACFEIQLQGASV, via the coding sequence GTGGATAACAAAAACCGCCAAGAGATAATCTCCTTCAAAAAATATATTGAAAGAAAGATGGTACCTTATCAAATTGCTTTGCCAATTGTGATCGCAGCATTAAGTGCCATTATCACTGCGTCCATTATCTTTATTCAATATGCAGACTCCGATAAGAGTTTTATTGAATCTATTGCTCCACATATTTCAACTTTGCTTGAAACTCAAGATGGCCCTGAAATTCAACGTTTTTTAAAGGCCGTTTCAATCAAGCACGGCTCTGCCATTGAGGTCATCTCGAAAAATAATGAAATTATTGGATCATCACTTGATTCTTCTCGAATAGGAACTGAGCTTAAGGAGCAATTGAAAGACATCAATATACTTGATCTAAAGCTAAACAACGGAAAATTGATTAGCATGACAAATGTAAGTCGAATAAATGGCCCTGATGCAAATGGTGCAAAACTGATTGCATACTTAAATCTAAATTCCATCCTATATGTCGCGATTGGAATTTCACTTGCTGTATTCGTTTTCTCTTTTTTAGCATTGAATTGGCTAATATCAAAAGTAATCTCAATTTCAAAAGAAAGTCTTTTGCCTCTAAATAATCTAGAAAATTTCATAAGAGAAATGAAGTCTCACATTGAAGAAAGTCGCTTTGAATATTCTAACATTAAAGAAATTGAAAATATCCGATTTGCTTTTATCGAAACTTTTGAAGGTCTAAATTCCGCAAATGAAGAACTTGCAAAAAGTAAGGCAAAGGAACTTGCGACTACAGCCTATAAGAACCTGATCCACGATCTACATGTTCCTGTAACTGCACTTCGTAATCACATAAAGATTTTCAATCATGAGCGTGCAACATCTGAAGATAAGGAAAAGGCATTAACGAGGATCGTTGAACTTGCCGAACAAGTCCTAAAACAAGTTAAAGCAGCAAGATCAAATCTGGCCCTTGATGTAACATTAAAAGAGAATGACATAGTTGATTCCGTCGTTAAGGCTGCAAATGATGCACAAGTCTCACTTTTTGACAGACCCAATATACAGGTAAAAACAAATATCGCTCAAAAGAATATCCTTATCCCACATGATCCGGTCATGCTTGGTCGAGCCGTCAGCAATTTAGTTTCTAATGCAATTGAATCGGCAAACAATGAAGTTATTATTGATGTCACAAGTTTTGAAAAAATTGTAAGCATCAAAGTAAGTGATGATGGAAGAGGCCTTAAACAAGAAGACGCTTCCTTGCATTTACAAGGTAGAGGAAAATCAACCAAGGCAGATAGAATGGGTATTGGCCTATCGAGTGCTAATCATATAATTCGCTCACATGGTGGAAAAATAATTTATCAGCAGTCACTAATGGGTGGTGCGTGTTTTGAAATTCAGTTACAAGGAGCTTCGGTATGA